The Aliidiomarina minuta nucleotide sequence CTATCTTTGAAGGCGATGAAATAACAGATTTAGAAGATCGGATACATGAACAGGAATACCGTATTTACCCGCTGGTAATACGCTGGTTTTGTGCCGACCGACTGGTACTTACCGACGAGGGTGTACTGCTGGATGGTGTAGTCATGGACGCACAGGGTTACGCGGCTGATTAACAGCCGCGTACGACCTCTTTACTCTTCATCTTTCATTCATCATCAAAATTAAGTTCGGTCAGACTGATCATCGCTTCTTCCCGCCCTTTTCGTAATTGCTGCATTCTTACCAGGGTGTAATTAAGCTCAGGCGCAAACCAGAAAAAGGTCTGCCGACGATCTGTGTCACGTACCCGGTCAACTCGTACAACCTCAACTTCGCCATAAGGTAATTGCAGAATCTCTGTCTTCGCCCGGGCAAATTCATATTCCCGGTTATTGCCATTTTCATCCAGCAATTGATAAGTCCAGTTATCGCCACCAGCGGCAACATCAACCTGCAACTGGTGCAGAACGGCGTTGGCATCCAGCAGGTCATCACGCCAGTCCGCATTAATTTCATCGCCAGCTATCGAAATAAGCTCTTTGTTGGGACGGTCAAACTGCACGGTAAAATACTGATTTGAACCGGTGCCCTCGCGACTGTAATCAAACACCAGGGGCTCAACACGCCCGTTTCGCATCAGAAATTCGGTATCATTTTCCCGGTGATCAGATAAAAACAACATAGAAGCATAGCTTTCGGTGTAATACCGCCAAGTATTCTGCTCCGTGCGACTTAAAACCCGGGAAGCGTGTCCTCGGGTAGTGCCCCGTCTGGATAATTCGTATTTTGCGCTGTAAGGCTTAGTTTCCATTTGCGCATTATTCTGCTCAGAAGCTTGAGCAGAGCCTGCCATAAATGTGGTTAAGGCAGCTGCGGCTGCAAAAGGTACAAATAACTTCATATAAGGCCATCCTGTTGCAAAAAGTCCAGCCACTACCATAGCACTTAAGTGAAAAAGCGAAAGCAACGACTCAGTTATAGCTAAGTCACTTTTAAGCACAAAAAATTCCCTTAGCACGTACAGTTAAACTTGCAAACTGGTCTGCTTTGATCTATTTTGTATGAACTGGTCAGACCTCAAACTGGAGTAAATATTATGAGTGTCGCAATTTGGATCATCGCTACCCTGTTAGTACTGGGTACCATGATTTATCACCGCAGTTCGCTGTGGGTTTTCACTTTAGGCACCGCTGTCATGCTTGGTATTGGCACCGGCTTAACGATATTCGGTTCAACCACAGCTATCGTCCTGTGGATTGTCGCTGCCGTACTACTGGTACCTCTGAACCTTGGTTTTATCCGTAAAACGATATTAACCAAGCCGATTCTTGCGGCGTACCGCAAAATCATGCCTGAGATGTCAAAAACTGAAAAAGACGCTATTGAAGCCGGTACTGTCTGGTGGGACGGCGAAATTTTCCGTGGTTCACCTGACTGGAAAATGTTGCATAACATTCCTGCTCCGCGTCTGACCACTGAAGAAGAAGCTTTCTTAAATGGCCCTGCAAACAAAGTCTGCGCCATGCTGGACGACTGGGAAACTACCCACGAGCTGGCGGATATGCCAGAAGACGTATGGCAGTATCTGAAGGATGAAAAATTCTTCGCCATGATCATCAAGAAAGAATATGGTGGTCTGGAATTCTCTGCTTACGCACAATCCCGCGTACTGCAAAAATTATCAGGTGTCAGCACAGTATTGGCTTCTACCGTTGGTGTACCTAACTCATTAGGTCCGGGCGAACTGCTGCAGCATTATGGTACTAAAGAACAGAAAGACCATTATCTGCCACGTCTGGCCACTGGTCAGGAAATTCCATGTTTTGCCTTAACCAGCCCTGAGGCCGGTTCTGACGCAGGCGCTATCCCGGATAGCGGTGTGGTCTGTAAAGGCGAGTGGGAAGGTAAAGAAGTCATTGGTATGCGCCTTAACTTTGACAAGCGCTATATCACCCTGGCGCCTATCGCTACAGTCGTGGGTCTGGCATTTAAAATGTACGATCCAGACGGTCTGATTGGTGATGAGAAAGAGCTGGGTATTACCGCGGCGTTGTTGCCTCGTGATACTAAAGGCCTTGAAATTGGTCGCCGTCACTTTCCGCTGAACGTACCTTTCCATAACGGTCCGATTCGCGGTAAAGACATCTTTGTACCTATGGACTACATCATTGGCGGCCAGGAAATGGCTGGCAAAGGCTGGCGTATGCTGGTTGAGTGTCTGTCGGTTGGCCGTGCTATCACCCTGCCTTCAAACAGTGCAGGTGGTGCTAAGTCACTGGCGCTGGTTACTGGTGCTTACTCACGTATTCGTCGTCAGTTCAAATTACCTATCGGTAAAATGGAAGGTGTCGAAGAAGCACTGGCGCGTTTAGGCGGCAATGCTTATCTGATGGATGCGGTTACCAAACTGTCGACCACAGGTATCGATCAAGGCGAGAAACCGAGCGTTATCTCTGCCATTGCTAAATACCACATGACCGAAAAACTGCGTACTGCCATGAACGATGCTATGGATGTACACGGCGGTAAAGGCATTTGTTTAGGTCCGAACAACTATCTCGGCCGTGCTTATCAGGGTACACCTGTGGCTATCACTGTTGAGGGTGCCAACATTCTGACCCGCAACATGATGATTTATGGCCAGGGCGCAATCCGTTGTCATCCATTTGTTCTGGAAGAAATGGAAGCTTCAGCTCTCAAAGGCGCTGAAGGCCTGCGTCGCTTTGATAAAGCGCTGTTCGGTCATATTGGTTTTGTCTTTGCTAACTTTACCCGTTCATTGTTCTACGGCTTTGGCGGCAGTGCTTTTATCAGCACACCAGCGAATGATTCCACCAGCAAGTACTACAAGCAAATGACCCGCTTTAGTTCTAACCTGGCACTGATGTCTGACGTGGCCATGGGCGTATTAGGCGGTTCACTGAAGCGTAAAGAGCGTGTTTCTGCTCGCTTAGGTGACATGCTGAGCTACCTGTACCTGGGTTCTGCTGTGCTGAAGCGTTTTGAAGACGACGGTCGCCCTGCTGAAGACCTGCCATTTGTGCATTGGGCAATGCAGGACACTATGTACAAACTGCAGCAAAGTCAGCGTGCCATGCTGGAAAACTTCGGTTTCCATGGTGCTTTCCTGAAAGCCATCATGTATCCGTTTGGCGTCATTGCTAAAGCACCCAGCGACAAGTTGGATCATCAGGTAGCTCGCTTACTGATGAGCCCGAACGCCGCTCGTGAACGTTTAGGCGACGGTCAGTTCCTGTCTCCTGAAGGTGCTTATGGTTACGTTGAAACCGTACTGCGCGACATGATCGCTGCTGAGCCGCTGCATCAGAAAATCTGTGATGCTGCTAAGAAGCGTTTCACCTTTACCAAGCTGGATGAGCTGGCTGAAGAAGGCAAGAAACTTGGCGTTATCAACGACGAAGAAGCCGCCCTACTGGTGCGTGCTGAAGAAGGTCGTCTGAAAGTAATTAACGTCGATGACTTCGCTCACGAAGACCTGCTGGCCGGCCGTGGCGCCCGCGAGCACTTCGAAAAGCAACAGGCAAGCAATAAAAACGCTGCCTGAATCATTTAAAGCTAAAGGGCCAGCTAAATAGCTGGCCTTTTTTATGCCTGCAAAATGGTGAAAAAGATGTTAATCGTGCCGCGGCTGTCGCTTCGCTAGCCATAACATAAAGCTGACACCGAGTATGGTAGGTATTGTCCAGAGGAAAGGGTTGAAAGTCTGGGTAGGTAGATACATAGCCGCACCGAAAGATAAAAACGCTGAATATCCAGCTATTCCGGCCCCTATCATGCTGCTGAAGTGTTGATATAACCATTCCCGCCGCAAGCCGCCAGACTTCGCACCGGGCTTTTGCAGGATAAAACGAATGTTTCCCGGCACCATCAGAAACGCGATAAACGCGACGCCAATCAGCAACACTCTGCGTTCGCTCCAACCAAGATAAAATATCCATAAAGCAAGCAGCGCCAGCACACCGTGCATGAATAAAATGGATGGTGTTTTATATAGATGATAGCGGCCTTTATTCCGTACAGCTTTCAGACCAAACATAATTAAAACTAAGGCCAGGACACCCAGGTAAAGCATCATCCAACCAAGAAAAAGGTATTGCTCATGTCGCAGTTCAGCTGTGTCCGCCTGGATTACCGAAGGAAAAAGTAAATGTATTGATGCCAGCACTATAGCCGTCAAAGCCGTAACCATCATGCTATAAGCGAAAACCAGGCCCACTACTCTATGCGTACGTCGTCCTTTACGGGTAATCAGAGGAACCCAAAAAGCCACCAGCGCCATGGAACCGGTCATAATATGGATAAAGATTAATATTCCTATCCCAAACTGCAAAATGTAATTCCCCTAATCGACAAACCCGCTTTTTAGTAAATCTTCCGTAAACAGCATATACAACGTTTTCAAGTCAGCTATTCTGAACTTGCAACTGAGCCAAGCTCAAGAGCGCTCGTTTCTAATTTCGTCATGGATGACACCCTGATATGTGTTGCGTTAGAAACGAGTTTAAGCGCCCCTTCCCCCAGGGGCGCTTTTTTTATGCCTGCTTTTCAGTCTTTTTTGCTTTATTCGTTTCACTCAGGGTATCCAAAGTTATCGCCCACTGTTGCACCCAGGCAGGCAACTCAGGAGATTCCAGGCCTTTGTGCCCGGTTGCTTCCATTAATTCCTGCGGTGTCAAACCACCCTTGCGATTCCAGAACATACCACGTACCACAATAATTGCAGCCACCTGATCGTTTTTATCCAGCACCTTATGTTCTAAAAAAGCCCATTTCTCATTCCAACCTAATAGCCGGGTTTCTACATAGAAACGGTCAAAAGCTTTCAGCTGACGCATAAAACGAGCGGTTGCATCACCAATTACAGGTATGGCTTTACGTTGCCTGGCGACTTGCAGACAACCTGTACGCACGAACCAATCAACACGCCCAAGATCAGCAAAGCTAAAGTAGCGCCCATTATTTACATGCAGATTAAAATCTAAATCGTTGGGTAAAGCACGGGAACGCACACGTAACGGATCCAGCGGATTAGACCGACCCGCACGGGTACGTTTTATAAGAATCCAAATCAAACGAAGCAATAAATTCATAATATCTTTTTAAGCCGTTAAAACTGCTATTAACCTACCATAAACAAATCCGGGGTCAGAGCTAAAATTCACCACTTTTACGTGGTGAATTTTAGCTCTGACCCCATTTTATTTTATGCCAAAGACTCAAATGGACATCTAGACATCCAAATGAAAATCAACTAGAATCACTTTTGCCGCCGATTTAAGTCTCTGCAACTTGCGGGCGGATTATAAATACAGCTAAAGCGCGCCGGCAGCGCGCGAACCATTTACTCTGAGGAGTTCGCTATGAGCCTGAATATAGATACAAAACGACCACAACAACCCGCCAGCTGCTGTGTGAAATGCCAGCAACCTCACCAAGCCGATCAACATCGGGTTATCTGCAACCACAAAGTATCTTTGTTTGCGAATGCTACACCCGTTTTCAATCAGCAATATGGTACTGAAGAGCTAAAGCTACAAGATGGCTGGTTTTATGTCAGCCTCCACACCCCCATAGAACCTGTTATTGAGACCTTGAAGCAAGGTTACCTGCCCTGGTTGTGCCCGCAATGCGCGGGTTATGAGGGAGCCAGTAACAGCAGTGCACCGGAAGCCACTATTCTGGATGATAACGGTAAGCAGGTAGCTGCGCCGAAAAGCGCTATTTTTAATAGGTATCGCGAAGAGCAACAAGCCCTTATCGCATAACAAAAATGGTGAAAATAATGGGGTCAGAGCTAAAATTCACCACTCAAAAGTGGTGAATTTTAGCTCTGACCCCATTTTATTTACTTCATCAGGCCGATTTCACGCAAGCGCTGCATGAGGTAATCATCAGCGGAAATAGCTTCCTGTTGTTTTGGATTATCCTCACTAACACAGCTTTCCAGGGCTTCAATCATAACGTCAGGATTAAAGTGCAGGAAAAACGGTATCGAATAACGTGATTTGTGGCTATATGGCGCCGGTGGATTAACGACCCGATGGGTGGTTGATGGTAAAACGCCGTTGGTCAGGCGCTGTAACATATCACCCACATTGCAGATAATAGCCCCTTCAATAATGGTCACGGGCACCCAGTTACCTGACTTCGACAGTACTTCCAGACCTGGCTCCCGTGAACCTATCAATAAGGTAATCACATTGATATCTTCGTGTGCAGAAGCCCGCACTGAAGGAGTGCCTTCATCGATAATGGGTGGATAGTGTAAAGGCCGTAAAATAGAATTACCTAAATTAACCCGCTTACGAAAATAATCCCGGGGTTGTTTCAGATAAACCGCAATGCCTTCCAACACCTGATTACCCAGCTCATCCAGGGCGGCATAAAGCTTCAGCATTTCGGTTTTAAAATTCGGCAGTTCCTGCGGCCATACATTTGGCGTCAACTGTGGGTAAGGCGCGGGGCCTTCAAGCTCGCGACCAATATGCCAGAACTCTTTTAAATCCACATGCTTGGCATCTTTGGCGATTTCAGTACCAAAAGGTGTATACCCTCTGGCTCCACCCTGCCCCGGACGGTGATACTGCTTCTTCACCGCTTCGGGTAAAGCAAATAACTCACGACTGATATCCAGCGCCTTGTGAATCGTATCAGTGTTGATACCATGCCCGGTCAAAGCTACAAATCCATTGACTGCATAGCCTTCACCCAGGGCTTGTACAAACGCATCAAAATCGCTGTTATAACGACTCATATCAACATGGGGAATAGAACTCATAAGAATACCTTTGTAAACTACTAATCTGAACGCCGTGCATTGTAACCTAATGTGTTTCACGGCACACTTGATCCACCCTAATTAATGACAAGTCGATATGAACACTAAAACAGAAAAAAAATCGCTTTTGGATATACGCTGGTTCCGGACTTCAATGTGGACCTTAGCCACATTCTTAATCATTTTATGGGTACTTCCACTGGTCTATGAACTATTTGTAGCCATTACACCCGCTATGGACCCGGCTACTGAGCGCAGTTCCAGAAGCATAGTAGATACCGTTTCTAATATTTTTTCCTGGGTAGCCCTGTTCCTTGGCGCCATACTGGCATGGCGCCAATGGCAAACTCAGCGACGCCGCGAATACCTGCATCAACGTATTATTGAGCGCAAAAAAGAACGCAAGAAAACACAAAAAGCCGAAGATTTGCGCAAAAAGAAAGAGCGCCTTTTTGGTAAGCGTAGTTAAATTTCGGCTACCAATAGACACACAAAACCCCCAATATTAATTACTTAACTATTGAGGGTTTTGTCTTAAATTCGCTTTTTCAGCAAAGCTTTAATCTTAATTTTCAGGATATAACGACTGCCACCACTGTGGCTCGTCTTTTAAGTGTTTATCAAAAAAAGCCATGTAAGTCTGCCACCAATGCAGGCGGGCCTCACGGTTATTAATCGCGTGATTTTCGCCCAGGTATTCAACCAACTCTACTTCTTTATCCAGCAATTTAAGAGCGGTATACATGTTGTGACTTTCGCCCGGGGGTACATTGGTATCCGCATCGCCATGAATCAATAACATCGGCGTATTCACACGATCAGCCCGATACACCGGACTCTGATCCCGGTACAACTCAGGGTTATTCCAGGGGAAGCTGCCTTTACTGGCTTCACCGGAATACAAAAAGCCCCACCAGCCCTGGCCCCAGTATGAAGTAATGCTACTGATACCCGCATGCGACATAGATGCGGCAAAAAGATCCGTTTTAGTGGCCAGTAACATGGTCATAAAGCCGCCATAAGAAGCGCCTAAATTACCCACCCGATCAGCATCGACAAACTCATGCTGCTCAATAAAGCGCTCAGTACCCTGCAGAATATCGTCGACAGTGTATTCACCCCAGGCATTAACATGACGTGCTGAGAACTCCTGACCAAATCCGGTGGCGCCTGTGGGTTGTAATACATACACCACATAGCCCATATCGGCCCATAGATTAAACGGGTAACGACCGGTAAACGCGCGCTGTACCGGGGTCGTACCGCCGTAGTAATACACCAGTGCCGGGTAACTCTCATTTTCATCAAAGTCATGGGGCAGATAAATACGACCGTAAATAGTATCCCCACGCTCGTTATTGAAATTCCACTCGCGCACACTGGATAAACTATTCAGGCGGTAATAATCGTCTTTACTGTCCCACCACAACGATGGCTGAGCACTGTCCAGACTCTGGGTATACAGTCGTTGTGGAGCTCTCGCAGCCGTGCCAGCAAAGGCTACCCGTGGGCTATCCTGCTGACTGACCGCAACCTGGTCAATCACATCCAGGTTATTATTCAGCTTATTGAAACGCTGATTGTCCGCCTGATAATGATAAAGCTGAGTGCCGTCGCGTTCGGTTACACGCAATAGCAGGTTATTTTCACCTGCCGAATAGATAGCGCCAATAGCAGGATCAAAGTCTATCGCCAGTGGGCCAACGTCCTCGCCTTGACGATTCATCCAGTATAACTGGCCATCGTAATTGTTCGACAGCATGTCCTCAGGCACATTGCGGCCGGCACCTTCAGCGAACTCAGGTCCCGCCACTACATAAATACCTTCAGCACCATACAGCGCCTGATTGAAAGTACGGTATTCGCCAATCACGCGTTCTGCGCCGTCACTGATGCGAATTTCAAGGAGCTCAACCGCAAAATGAGGCGGTTCTGCATAATCCACCTGTCGCCGACTGGCCAGCACATACTCGCCCTGCGCATCGATATCCTGCAAGCTGGTAGACACCGGATTCTGAGTTAGTTGATGCATAGCGCTATTCGCAAGGTTCAGCGTATACAATTGACTGTTGTCGCGAAAGTAACTCCAGCGGTCCTCCAGCGCCTGATAACGTTTAGTAAGGCCAGCGTCGTTGTCAGGTGTTTTGTTCCAGCTAAAAATAAGCTGTTCGTCATCTATCCAGCGCACATTGCTGATACCGGACAGTTCCGGAGTGACCGCCTCAATCTGCATGTCCGCCAGCGACAGTATGTGAACTTTATTGTCACTGATATAGGCCAGCTGTTCGCTATTTTGCTGCCAGGCAAAACCACTGGCACTGGTATCGGTCCACTCAAAAACAGCCTGTTCAGACTCCGTATGCATCAGTTGCAGACGAAACTGCGGCGTATCTCCCGTTTCAGCGCTGAAATGCTGACGGCGCCAGATCATATAGTCACCATCCGGAGACAGGCTTAACTCAGTGGTGGTCTGGGCATCAAATAACTGTTCCGCATTCAGCCGATAATTATCCGGACGTGCGGTATGCAACACATCATGCTCCGCCTCCCCCTGCCAGGTCAGGCCTATAGAGCTCCAGTCTTCAGCATCTTCGACCAGCACCAGCAACTGATGATCACCTGTTTGTAACTGAAGCTCGTAGTCTTCGCCACTAGCGTTCACTCGTTGCCCATTAATAAATACACTAGCCTGCTCGATATTATCCAGTTGCAATTTACCCTGGGTAAAACGGTCCACTCCCACAGGTACATGCAGCATCTGAGTGCCAGGCTCTGAGTCGGTGCTCCACTGACTCAAGACTTCACCACTAACTTCCTCTTGCAACCAGCGCTTGATTAAACTCTGCTGCAGAACCTCTGCGTGGTCACTGTCAAAAGCTTTCAGGCTACCGCTACCGGGCGCCACTTCATTTACCCAAATATCATCCGGATCTATAGCACTACTGCTAAAGCTGGCCAACGCCAGACAAATTGCTGAGAGAGTTATCACTCGTTGCATAGTTTTTTCACCTTTATAAGACACTGAGGTATCATAACGTAAAATCAAATAAGAGTTCGACACCGGATTCCACAAGCAGGCCTTTGTAGCTACACTGGAGGCAGTAAATCCCGATTCATAAAAGGACACACCTATGCGCTCATTGCCAATCATTTTTTTCAGCAGTCTTACCCTGCTTAGCAGTGCCAGTCAGGCGAACACCCTATCGCCTCATTTTGCCACTCCCAGTTATAGCAATCTGACCCTGGACTACATGCAGGCGAAAATCGAGGATTACGCAGATAAACCTAATGGTGTTTCCGCCAGTTTTGAGCAACAGCTTTCACCACGCTTTTTTATCAGCGGTCACTACACAGACTTATCCAGCAGTGTTATTGGAAGCACCTCTGATCTTGAACTCGAAGACTATCAGGTTGGAATTGGCTGGTATGAGCGCTCTCAAGTCGGTCCTTATGTGGATTTGTCTTTCCTGGTCGGCCAGGAAACTCTGACTTTGCCTGACCCTTTAGATCCAGATAACTATTTTCGCGATGCAAGCGAATACTTTGGTGCAGAAATCGGTTTACGTGACAACCATGGCCCTTTAGAAGTGCAGGTTGGCCTGGCTTATTTATTTCATTCCAGCGAACGTGACGACCAGTTCCGCTGGTCAGCCAATGCCTTT carries:
- a CDS encoding DUF3108 domain-containing protein — protein: MKLFVPFAAAAALTTFMAGSAQASEQNNAQMETKPYSAKYELSRRGTTRGHASRVLSRTEQNTWRYYTESYASMLFLSDHRENDTEFLMRNGRVEPLVFDYSREGTGSNQYFTVQFDRPNKELISIAGDEINADWRDDLLDANAVLHQLQVDVAAGGDNWTYQLLDENGNNREYEFARAKTEILQLPYGEVEVVRVDRVRDTDRRQTFFWFAPELNYTLVRMQQLRKGREEAMISLTELNFDDE
- the fadE gene encoding acyl-CoA dehydrogenase FadE; protein product: MSVAIWIIATLLVLGTMIYHRSSLWVFTLGTAVMLGIGTGLTIFGSTTAIVLWIVAAVLLVPLNLGFIRKTILTKPILAAYRKIMPEMSKTEKDAIEAGTVWWDGEIFRGSPDWKMLHNIPAPRLTTEEEAFLNGPANKVCAMLDDWETTHELADMPEDVWQYLKDEKFFAMIIKKEYGGLEFSAYAQSRVLQKLSGVSTVLASTVGVPNSLGPGELLQHYGTKEQKDHYLPRLATGQEIPCFALTSPEAGSDAGAIPDSGVVCKGEWEGKEVIGMRLNFDKRYITLAPIATVVGLAFKMYDPDGLIGDEKELGITAALLPRDTKGLEIGRRHFPLNVPFHNGPIRGKDIFVPMDYIIGGQEMAGKGWRMLVECLSVGRAITLPSNSAGGAKSLALVTGAYSRIRRQFKLPIGKMEGVEEALARLGGNAYLMDAVTKLSTTGIDQGEKPSVISAIAKYHMTEKLRTAMNDAMDVHGGKGICLGPNNYLGRAYQGTPVAITVEGANILTRNMMIYGQGAIRCHPFVLEEMEASALKGAEGLRRFDKALFGHIGFVFANFTRSLFYGFGGSAFISTPANDSTSKYYKQMTRFSSNLALMSDVAMGVLGGSLKRKERVSARLGDMLSYLYLGSAVLKRFEDDGRPAEDLPFVHWAMQDTMYKLQQSQRAMLENFGFHGAFLKAIMYPFGVIAKAPSDKLDHQVARLLMSPNAARERLGDGQFLSPEGAYGYVETVLRDMIAAEPLHQKICDAAKKRFTFTKLDELAEEGKKLGVINDEEAALLVRAEEGRLKVINVDDFAHEDLLAGRGAREHFEKQQASNKNAA
- a CDS encoding thioesterase family protein → MNLLLRLIWILIKRTRAGRSNPLDPLRVRSRALPNDLDFNLHVNNGRYFSFADLGRVDWFVRTGCLQVARQRKAIPVIGDATARFMRQLKAFDRFYVETRLLGWNEKWAFLEHKVLDKNDQVAAIIVVRGMFWNRKGGLTPQELMEATGHKGLESPELPAWVQQWAITLDTLSETNKAKKTEKQA
- a CDS encoding isopenicillin N synthase family dioxygenase, with translation MSSIPHVDMSRYNSDFDAFVQALGEGYAVNGFVALTGHGINTDTIHKALDISRELFALPEAVKKQYHRPGQGGARGYTPFGTEIAKDAKHVDLKEFWHIGRELEGPAPYPQLTPNVWPQELPNFKTEMLKLYAALDELGNQVLEGIAVYLKQPRDYFRKRVNLGNSILRPLHYPPIIDEGTPSVRASAHEDINVITLLIGSREPGLEVLSKSGNWVPVTIIEGAIICNVGDMLQRLTNGVLPSTTHRVVNPPAPYSHKSRYSIPFFLHFNPDVMIEALESCVSEDNPKQQEAISADDYLMQRLREIGLMK
- a CDS encoding alpha/beta hydrolase family protein, with the translated sequence MQRVITLSAICLALASFSSSAIDPDDIWVNEVAPGSGSLKAFDSDHAEVLQQSLIKRWLQEEVSGEVLSQWSTDSEPGTQMLHVPVGVDRFTQGKLQLDNIEQASVFINGQRVNASGEDYELQLQTGDHQLLVLVEDAEDWSSIGLTWQGEAEHDVLHTARPDNYRLNAEQLFDAQTTTELSLSPDGDYMIWRRQHFSAETGDTPQFRLQLMHTESEQAVFEWTDTSASGFAWQQNSEQLAYISDNKVHILSLADMQIEAVTPELSGISNVRWIDDEQLIFSWNKTPDNDAGLTKRYQALEDRWSYFRDNSQLYTLNLANSAMHQLTQNPVSTSLQDIDAQGEYVLASRRQVDYAEPPHFAVELLEIRISDGAERVIGEYRTFNQALYGAEGIYVVAGPEFAEGAGRNVPEDMLSNNYDGQLYWMNRQGEDVGPLAIDFDPAIGAIYSAGENNLLLRVTERDGTQLYHYQADNQRFNKLNNNLDVIDQVAVSQQDSPRVAFAGTAARAPQRLYTQSLDSAQPSLWWDSKDDYYRLNSLSSVREWNFNNERGDTIYGRIYLPHDFDENESYPALVYYYGGTTPVQRAFTGRYPFNLWADMGYVVYVLQPTGATGFGQEFSARHVNAWGEYTVDDILQGTERFIEQHEFVDADRVGNLGASYGGFMTMLLATKTDLFAASMSHAGISSITSYWGQGWWGFLYSGEASKGSFPWNNPELYRDQSPVYRADRVNTPMLLIHGDADTNVPPGESHNMYTALKLLDKEVELVEYLGENHAINNREARLHWWQTYMAFFDKHLKDEPQWWQSLYPEN